A region from the Alnus glutinosa chromosome 5, dhAlnGlut1.1, whole genome shotgun sequence genome encodes:
- the LOC133868361 gene encoding uncharacterized protein LOC133868361, giving the protein MASKLLLVVVFVLDLIAFALAVAAEQRRTKAQLTTDGQFNYCVYDSDIATGFGVGSFLFLLASQILIVVASRCLCCGKALRPSGARAWAICLFITCWVTFAIAEACLLAGSVRNAYHTKYRTVLKSNPSCENLRKGVFGAGAAFVVLTGIFSELYYVSYSKANDDKALYARDAGVRMGNL; this is encoded by the exons ATGGCTTCCAAGCTGTTACTGGTCGTGGTGTTTGTGTTGGATCTGATAGCTTTTGCTCTTGCTGTTGCTGCTGAGCAAAGAAGGACCAAA GCCCAACTAACAACAGATGGACAATTCAATTATTGTGTTTATGATTCTGACATCGCAACCGGGTTTGGTGTGGGGTCCTTCCTGTTCCTACTGGCTAGCCAAATCCTGATAGTGGTGGCTAGTCGTTGCTTGTGCTGCGGAAAAGCTTTGAGACCAAGTGGCGCCAGGGCATGGGCCATTTGCTTATTTATCACTTGCTG gGTGACATTCGCCATTGCTGAGGCGTGCTTACTGGCTGGTTCTGTGAGGAATGCATACCACACCAAGTACAGGACTGTCTTGAAAAGCAATCCTTCATGCGAGAATTTGAGAAAGGGAGTCTTTGGGGCTGGGGCTGCTTTCGTGGTCTTGACAGGGATATTCTCCGAACTTTATTATGTTAGCTATTCCAAGGCTAACGATGATAAGGCTCTCTATGCCAGGGACGCTGGTGTGAGGATGGGGAACCTATAG
- the LOC133868362 gene encoding dof zinc finger protein DOF1.4-like, with product MLASHQLPRHSLESNKIVHSSISSQQQTVWFISNNLILLLFFRLISLVSSDGLDWTQNLLQELPKPPLRRQQQQNQQQQSEPLKCPRCDSANTKFCYYNNYNKSQPRHFCRTCKRHWTKGGTLRNVPVGGGRKNKRIKKATAAASASTAATTSNTMEAIQGQHQRQTLPVPLGDQRSCMSEILYQSLLRPPSSLPQKNLINSGNNNSNICLGSTLPLSVDQNIQFPFSSSSSFNTNPFSVSASFPSSNVYNYSEEINTKEVQEPTITSIMANTSSTATQPWQIPTTTSGMDISTYWNWEDIDPFASTDLNLPWDDSEIKP from the exons ATGCTTGCTTCTCACCAACTTCCTAGGCATTCCCTTGAATCTAACAAGATTGTTCACTCATCGATTTCCTCACAGCAGCAGACTGTTTGGTTTATAAGCAACAATCTCATCCTCTTGCTTTTCTTCAGATTGATCTCTCTT GTTTCTAGTGATGGGCTTGATTGGACCCAGAACTTGTTGCAGGAGCTGCCAAAACCTCCACTGAGGCGGCAACAGCAACAAAATCAGCAGCAGCAATCCGAGCCATTGAAGTGTCCAAGGTGTGATTCTGCGAACACAAAGTTCTGTTACTACAACAACTACAACAAGTCCCAGCCTCGCCATTTTTGCAGAACTTGTAAAAGGCACTGGACTAAGGGCGGAACTCTACGCAACGTTCCTGTTGGCGGCGGCCGCAAGAATAAGAGGATAAAGAAGGCGACCGCCGCGGCATCTGCCAGCACAGCAGCCACCACCAGCAATACCATGGAGGCAATTCAAGGTCAGCACCAGAGGCAGACCCTTCCTGTTCCACTTGGTGATCAGAGATCGTGCATGTCTGAAATTCTGTACCAGTCGTTGCTTCGTCCGCCCTCTTCTCTGCCGCAGAAGAATCTGATCAACTCTggcaacaacaacagcaacatCTGTTTGGGTTCAACTCTGCCTCTTTCTGTGGACCAAAACATACAGTTTCCCTTCTCTAGCTCGAGCTCTTTTAACACAAATCCATTCTCAGTTTCAGCTTCTTTCCCCTCCTCAAACGTTTATAATTACTCTGAAGAAATCAATACCAAGGAGGTCCAGGAGCCAACCATTACCAGCATCATGGCCAACACAAGCAGCACTGCCACTCAGCCATGGCAAATACCCACAACAACCAGTGGCATGGACATATCAACTTACTGGAATTGGGAGGATATTGACCCCTTTGCCTCCACTGATCTCAATCTACCTTGGGATGATTCTGAAATCAAACCATAA